In Crinalium epipsammum PCC 9333, the genomic window TTGTAGGCAATTGCAGACGATTCGGATTGGGATTAAGAAAATCAGGAACCGAGATGCTGCCATTCTGTATTAATGGCTGGTTAATACCTGATGGAATCCTTGGAGGTTGACTTCTAGATGGTGTGTTTGCTTGTGCTACACGCAATTCCCTACTGCTGCCATTCTGTATCAATAGTTGGTTACTATCTGATAAATTTTCTGACGGCATAATTTGGGATGGTATTTGTGCAATACCCAGTTTTGTATTGCTAAGAGTACTAATTGCACCTACACCGAAAGCCAGAAAACTTGTGCCTAGTGCATTTAAAGAATGATTAAGCTTTGACATCCGATTTTTGCTCATATCAAGTTGTATTTTAATCAGAGTGCGTGTAGGGCATGAATGTTAAATTACCATTACCCAATGTCTACAAAAATAGAAGAGAAACGATCAAGTGCAGGATTAATTGTAGTTTTTTCGTGCTAAATAAGCTTTTTTCAAATTTTCAAAGTTTTTTATATTTTTTTAGGACGCAGGTTAAAATACCTAAGTGCTATGTTCTATACAACTGTTAATCAACTCTTCTATTCCACTAATAGGAAAGATCCTTATTTCTAATTGATTGGCGAGTTCTGCAACTGTCATATCATCTAAAAATTTAGCTTCATCATGTTTGAGCATTACAGAAGGAAGTAAAATAGCATCCCCTAAATCTTTTCCTTGCAACTTCTGTAGTAAATCTTGACCTGTCAACAAGCCAGTAACCGTGATATCTCTCCCCCAATAATCGCTATTTAATGCTGCGAGATTTACTTCTAAACCTTCAACCTGATTTAATTGTTGAACAAGCGGTTGAAATGCTTTTTCTACTGCGTTACCGACTACCCAAGTAAATCTTCTGGGTGGGGAAACTTGTGAAGGTAACTTGGCTTTAGCTGTTTCCTGAAATTCTTGGAGGAAACGACGAATAGAACCAACACCGTTACCTAATTGGGGATAATCTTCGTAATGAGAGGTAGGCGGTAACTCAAGACCAGCTATTAAAAACCACTCATCAGCAATCCAGGCAAAAGTTGTACCAAAAGATTTGCGGAATTTATTTTGCAGAGAAGTCACTTGATTGATCACTTCTGCGGCTTTTTCTGGCGTTACTGGCGTTAGTTCATCGGCTTCGGGACGAAAACGGGTTAAACCAACGGGAACAACTGCTACAGAAGCAACTGCTGGGACTTCACCTTTGTAAAATGATGCTAAATCTAACAAAGTTCGCTCTAAGTGATCACCATCATTAATCCCAGGACAGACAACTACTTGAGCATGAATTTGTAAACGTCGCTTTTGAAACCAGCGCAACTGATCTAAAATTTGCCCTGCGCGAGTATTTTTGAGTAGACGACTGCGTATTTCGGCTTCTGTAGCATGAACAGATACATATAAGGGAGACAGTCGCATCTGTTCAATTCTGTCCCATTCCTTTTTAGTAAGATTAGTTAAGGTAAGATAACTACCGTAAAGAAAGCTGAGGCGGTAATCATCATCTTTGTAGTATAAAGATTGCCGTTTCCCAGGCGGTTGCTGGTCAATAAAACAGAAAGGGCAACGGTTATTACATTGAATTAGACCGTCAAATAAGGCTGTTTCAAACTCTAAGCCTAAATCTTCGTCATAGTCTTTTTCAATTTCAATTTCATGGGTTTTACCAGCCGTGTCGATTACTTCCAATTCTAAGACTTCATCGGCGCAGAAGAATTGATAATCGATCAAGTCGCGGGGATGTTGACCGTTAATAGAAACGATGCGATCGCCTACTTCAAATCCTACCTCAGCAGCAATCGTGTTGGGAATAACTTTTGTAATTAATGCGGGACGAATTGAAACTTCACTCATTGCGGCTAATCAGGGATGAGGCTATATCCATCTTTATTTTAAGCCTGACTCAGCCTGGATCTGACTTTTCATGGGAAGTCATATTTATTAAACTCGTCGCATTTCTTGTGCAGTAATACCTGACGCGGTACCGTTGGCGTATTTGCTGTATTGCGGAATGTAGAAATCTGGGGACTGTTTGATTGATGCAACAGACTCACGCACACTCATTGCTGTCCACCATTGTTGCAGGCGATCGCACTCAGATGGTAGGAAAAAATCACGATAATGCTCAAGCACACACCAACGCTCAAACCAAGGATACAACGATAGATCAACCAAGCTGAAAGATTTACCGAACCAATAACTGCCATCGGTAGATAACTTACTTATACCTTCTTGTTCCATGAACAATAGATGATTTTTTAACTCTTGCGCCCAGTGCTGTTGTTGGGCAATATCTTGGTTTAGCAATATTTTATAAAATGCGGGCAACAATTTATTGTTAAAAAAATCGATCCAAATCCGTGCGATCGCTCTTTGTCCTGGTATTGTTGGCATTAATGGCGGTTCAGGGAATACTTCATCAAGATACTCATTAATAATTGAGGATTCCCATATACAATCATTGCCATGTTTAATTACTGGCACTTTGCTATATGGTGAAATATTCTTGAACCAATCTGGCTTATTGTTTAAATCAATTTCGATAACTTTAAAATTTATACCCTTTTCTAGCAATGCTAACCTGGTGCGATGAGCGTAAGGGCAAGCGGCGGCACTGTAAATTTCAATTTCAGCCATATTAAAACTTACTTAATTTGTTGGTACTTATAAATTGATGCTAAACCAAGACTAGATAAAGTATCACAGGCTAACTTGCTATCTTAAACACCAATAAAGGGGGATTTCAGATGAATTTTTTTGATAAATTGAATGGTGCGATCGCACGTAACCAAAGCCTACTATTTGTAGGGCTTGATCCCAATGTAGAGATGCTGCCGAGTCGCTATTACCCCCCAGGAGACATAGACAGCATCACTAATATTTTGTGGGACTGGCTGCAAGTCATCATCTCCCAAACGGCTGATCAAGTGTGTGCTTATAAACCTACCCTTGGCTTTTATCAAGCATTGGGAATTCATGGATTAGAACTATTACAACTTACCTTAGCTGCTATTCCTGCCGACATTCCGATTATTTTAGATGCCAAACACAGCGACATTAATACCAGTACTATCTTTGCTAAAACTGTATTTGAACAATGGCAAGTTGATGCAATTACTGTTAGTCCTTATGCAGGGCAAGATCATGTAGCACCATTCTTAGTTTATCCCGACAAAGCAGTATTTGTTCTTTGCCGTACATCTAACCCCGCAGCAATAGCTTTACAAGAGTATCCCACAACGGAATCGCCGCTTTATTTGCAAGTAGTAAAAGAAGCAAAAAATTGGGCTACTCCAGAACAATTAGGTTTAGAAGTAGGAACCACATCACCTGAAGTTTTAGCACGTATTCGTGAAGTTGCTCCAGAAAGAGTTATTTTAGCGCGTAGTATTTGGTCAGAAGGCAGCAACCTGAGTAATATTTTGACAGCAGGATTAAACGTAAACGGTGACGGCTTATTAATTCCTGTCCCACAAGATATGTTAGGAAGTGATAATTTATCTGAGCAAATTCAATCTTTAAATCAAGAAATTAATCAAACCCGAAATAAAATTATTGAGGATGCCTCAACCTGTTCTGTATGGTTGCCCAACGTTTGTTTAGTAAATCAACATCCTTATTTAGATTTAATCTTGCAACTTTATGATATTGGTTGCATTATGTTTGGCGAATTTGTTCAAGCATCTGGGGCAACATTCCCATATTACATAGATTTGCGTAAAATTATTTCTAATCCTCAAATTTTTCATCAGATTTTAAATGCTTATGCCGATGTCCTCAAAGATTTAAAATTTGACAGAATTGCAGGTATTCCATACGGTTCTTTACCTACTGCAACTGGTTTATCCTTGCGATTAAATCGCCCAATGATTTTCCCTCGTAAAGAAGTAAAAGCTCATGGAAGTCGGCGGGTAATTGAGGGTAATTTCGAGCCAGGGGAAACAGTTGTTGTAGTCGATGACATTTTGATTAGTGGTAAAAGTGCAATGGAAGGGGCAGAAAAATTAAAATCTGCTGGGTTAAAAGTTAATGACATTGTAGTGTTTATGGATCATGAACAAGGAGTAAAAGACAGATTACGAGCAAATGGTTATCGAGCGATCGCAATTTTAACAATTTCTGAAATTACCCAAACTTTGTACGAAGCAGGACGCATTAATGAAGAGCAATATAGGGCTTTTGATGAAGTGTAGAGTGTACAGACGCTCTTTTTGATTGTTTGCTTGGATGTAAGCGATTTCCAAGATTTCAGAATTACAAATACGTTTTTCATTCGTAGATCCAGCGCATCTCAACAAGCATCTTTAGTCATTCCATCTGTGTTTATCTGTGTGCATCTGTGGTTAATTATCCAAAAGTTGATTTATCCAAGAGGTTTATTGTTAAGTTGTGGAAGGTATAGCGTAAGACAACCATAGGGTAGCTAAAAAAAATAACAACAGATGGCGATCGTGGTATGAGATCCTAGAATTAGTCAACAATGGTGAACTGAATTCTAAACAGCATGGCACAAGATCTGAAATCAACGGTCGTAATCACGGGAGCCTCATCTGGGGTCGGCTTGTACGGTGCCTTAGCACTTGCTAAACGGGGATGGCACGTGGTAATGGGCTGTAGAGATTTAGATAAAGCGCAAAAAGCAGCCGAAACCGTCGGAATACCCCAAGGTAGCTACACCTTGATACATATCGATCTAGGCTCTTTAGATAGCGTTCGACGGTTTGTAGACAATTTTAGGGCGCGTGGTCTATCCCTGGACGCTTTGGTGTGCAATGCCGCAATTTATATGCCCCTTATAAAAGAGCCATTGCGTAGCCCAGAAGGATACGAGTTGACCGTAACCACCAATCACCTCGGTCATTTCTTGCTGTGTAACCTGATGCTGGAGGATCTCAAGAAGTCATCACATCCAGACCGCAGACTTGTAATTTTGGGTACTGTCACCCACAACCCAGATGAATTGGGTGGGAAGATTCCACCACGTCCAGACTTAGGAAATTTTGAAGGTTTTGAAGCCGGATTTCAAGAGCCAATCTCAATGATTGATGGTAAACAGTTTGAACCTGTCAAGGCGTATAAAGATAGCAAAGTTTGCAACGTGCTAACGATGCGGGAATTGCATCGACGCTATCACGAATCAACAGGCATTACCTTCACTTCTCTCTACCCTGGATGTGTTGCAGAAACTCCCCTATTCCGCAACCACTATCCTTTATTTCAGAAAATTTTCCCATTGTTCCAAAAATACATCACTGGTGGATATGTGTCTCAGGAATTGTCAGGTGAGCGGGTTGCCGCAGTAGTTGCCGATCCTGAATACAAGCAATCTGGTGCATATTGGAGTTGGGGAAATCGCCAGAAGAAAGAAGGCAAGTCATTTGTGCAAAAGGTTTCTCCACAAGCTCGCGATGATGAAAAAGCCGAGCGGATGTGGGATCTAAGCGCAAAGCTAGTTAGAGTTTACTAACCAAACCAAACTAAAAGTTAGCACGTTTCTATCGTCAGGCTATAGCTATGTCGAAGGCTATAGCCTTTCTTTGAGAGAATCGCATCTCCACATCAAATTAATGAACTGCTATCCTGAAATTCCCTATTCCGGTTTCCAACTAGGCTTTAGAGCCTATCCTAAAAATAGTTAATGGGAGAAGATATCTGCGTTTATCTGCGTTTATCTGCGGTTAAAATCTCTTAAAAGCACTTTGAAAGATAGGCTCTTAGTGCCAACACAGATCAAAGCTTTAGCTTTAAAATAATCAAAAAACCTTTGCAACTAAGCTTAAAACTGCGGTGACTCAAAACAGCGCCAAGCAAAAAACGCCAACCTGGGCAGGGCGATATAAAGAAAGTTATTACGCTTTGCTAGGATTACATCCTGCTGCTTCGGCGCTGGAAATTCGCCGTGCTTACATCACATTAAGCAAGCGTTATCACCCTGATACCACCGAGTTACCTGCCAAAGTAGCAACTGCTAAATTCCAGCAGCTAAATGAGGCTTATGCTACTCTTAGTAGCCCAGAGCGCCGCCAAGCTTATGATCAAAAGATTGGCTATTCTCGGATTAGTGTTATACAGGCTCCCTCAAACTTAAACCGTTCGGTATCACAAGCCAAGTACTCATCGTCTGCTTATTTAGATCCAACAGATCGCCCCCTCTCTGCTGGAGAACTGTTTGCTTTGTTTATTTTGGGTTTGACATTTTTAGGTTGTATATTGTTAGCGATCGCAATTGGACTTACTAGGGGAGAATCTGCCTTCCAAGTTTCAGGTTTAAATACTAATACCATTACCACACCTAGCGCCCCACAGCAGTTGGTAGCTAAACCTCAAAAAGTCACTAATCGAAAGTTTGAGATCTTCTCAGCACCATCCCCTGTTGATCAACGCAAAAAGTAATCACAAATTATTATGACCCTGCCACCTGCTAATACACCTCTATATAACCATCCCTTACCTGACATTGAGCAATGGCTGAGATCTCAAGGATGTGAACAAGACCGCACCGAATTACACTGCTGGCGAATCGCATTCCCGTCTTGGAAAGCAGAGTTATTTCTCGATATTGAAGAGTTAACTGTGCGTTATCTCAATGCAGGTGAAGGTGGACGCGATATTCAACGCTCTTTCAAATATTCCCTGACTCGTAAGGATATTGAGCAAGCTGTTTTCGCAGGTCCCTAGAGAATCAATTAACAATTATCAATTATCAATAAACTTCTCCAAAAATTAGATATCAGTCCAGTGCACGCCAAGATTTGACGTTAATTTTGGGGAATATTTATTGTTAATTGTGATGCGATCGCACGATTAACTTTGTTCCGACTGTTAGCCCTTAACAGTGGGTGCGATACTTAGAAGATGGAGTTAGCATAACATTTAGTAAGCTATGGAATCAAACTCTTTACCAACCGAGGTAATTTTGACGCACCCACGTCAAACCATTGGTAACATTAAACTAGATTGGACACCACAGCCAGGTAATTATCTCGATATTGAAGGAAAAACCTACGCAATTTTAGAACGTCGCCACCAATATCAACTTAGATCAGGTCGCTATCAGTTACAAAAAATTGCTCTATACGTTCAATCTGCACCCAGACCTACAGAACAAAGTCTTGTAAATGGACACTGGGTACTAGGAGATGCTAATTGTCGCTTCAATGCTCACTCAGAACTACTTCGCTGTGCAGTAAATCCACAAGGTCCGTGCGATCGCTGCCGCTTCTATGAACATTTGTAAATTTTCTTCACAACTCAAAACCTTCTAAAACTTCACCTACAGATAGCCGCATCCCATTAACAAAATCCCAACCCGACTGTATACGTTTACCTGCCATTTGCACTTCCAGCAGCAATAATAGCCCCTCACCCGTTTGAACTATTGGTCCTAACTTCTTAGCAATACTGACCACTTCTCCAGCTTTTCCTGAAACAGAAGACAAAGACAAATTATCCTCTAAAGCCTGTAACTTTGGAGGTAGAGCAGACCCGTAAGCTGCACCTATTGGAGCCGTAGCAGTAATTTTCAGCATTTCGTTCCGAAATTTCGCCACACAGTCTGGATATAATCCCCGAATTTGATTGTGTAAATCTATTGCCTTGTGCGACCAATTGAGATAATAATCTTGCTTTTGAATTAGTGGCGCATAAGTTGCTTGGGCAGAGTCTTGTGGCATTGGTTGAATTTCCTGGCGCTCTAGTTTAACCAAAGTTTCTACTAACAAATCTGCTCCTACAATAGAAAGCGTGAGAGCCAATTGATGAGCATTATCTAGTAGCTGAATCGGTATAGAAGCTTGGAGCAGCATTGAACCAGTATCCATACCAGCATCCATTAGCATTGTCGTGATTCCAGCTTCAGCCTCACCATTAGCAATAGACCTTTGGATGGGAGCAGCACCCCGATACTTAGGCAAAATTGACCCATGAACATTAATGCAGCCTAGGGCAGGCATATCCAAAATCTCTTGAGAAAGAATTTGCCCATAAGCTACAACCACAAAGACATCTGCTTCTAGCTGTTTTAGTTGGTTAAGAGTTTCGGCATCTTTTTTGAGGCGTTGGGGTTGCCAAACTGGAAGTTGTTGAGCTAAGGCTACAGCTTTTACTGGTGAGGGGATCATCTGGTTGCCACGCCCGCGTCGTTTATCAGGCTGAGTAACTACCCCCAAAACGTCAAATTTTGGATGAATTACTAACTTTTCTAAAGTAGACACCGCAAACTGAGGAGTGCCAAAAAAAACTACTTTCATATAAATTTTAAGCTGGAAACCATATAAAACCTAGCATGAGCATACATTTAACCCGTAGCGAGTCAGGCAAAATTATGTAGCAAAGTTGAAGAAAATCAAAAATTTGGTAAACTCTCGTGAAATTTTACCTACGAAGTAACTATAAGGCTACTTAAATTGGTATACATAACATAGAGGACTCTGCACTGGGCCTTGGGCGTTCCTCCTCACACAAGAAGCGCCGTCTCGCAACCTGACCCTACCCCATGTTCAAACGCATACCCCACTTAGGATGGTTCTGCTCCCAACCATACCTTCCTCTCGTAGCAGCAGCACTGTTGATGGCTCCCAGTCAATCAGCACTGGCTGATATTACTATTTTTGCTGAAGACAGTTCATCGAACGTACCCTCTTTTCAGCCTCCTGAGATTTACCCAGAGATCCCCAACGTACTTAATTATGGATTTGGGGTTGCCAATTTAGGAATTGGGATGGTCAATCTCGATCAGGCAGAAATTGGTTTTGGAAAAGAGGTGGCTAAGAACAGCCGCTTAACTAATGAAGTTGATGCTTCTCCTGACGCGGCTCAGGCATCCTTGCAGAGTGATCCCCTTGATAGCCCCCATCCCGTACCTTGGAAGTGGGTGTTAGATACTCACGCTGAAGTTACTGCTAACGGTGGGTCTGGGGTACGCTACTACCGCACCCGCTCTGTAGTTTCTCCTGATGGTGAATATGCTGCTTACAGCCGGATTCAAATTGATGCAGAACCAGAACTGTATCGCAGCCGTGTTAGCAGTGTGATGTTTTTAGAAAATTTGAAAACTGGGGAATTGCAAAAGCTGAGTGCTTCTTCTCCTGTGGTTGAGCATTCGCTTGTCGAGGGTAATCAAAATAGCCCAGGTTCAATTGCGGTTCTGATGCCCGTATCGTGGTCTGCAACAGGATCGCGCTTACTTGCACGGCAGCTTGAAGGTTTGTTTAGCACCTCAGATGCCTCTGATTATGCAGTTGTTTGGGATCGGGAAACAAATACAATCAGCACAGTATCTCCTCAAGAGAGTGAGTACAGTACTGCTGTGTTATTAGGTTGGAGCCAAAGCAATCCAGGTCAAGTTCTATTCCGTGCGGGAAATTTGGGCGATGAACAGTGGCCGCAGTGGGCTGTTGATATGAAGGGTCAAACCGTTGCTGCCAGTGACGACCAACCTGTGTTGGCTGGCAAACTGGTTAAGTTTCTTTGGGCTGGACCTCAAGCTCATTGGTAGTTCGTAAGGTTTTTTCAGCGCCTCTTATCAAGTATGAAAGATCGCTCAGTTTTGGTCTTTCATACTTATTTTTTTTCTCATAGCATCCTAGAGGTGTTATAATATCTATAAATTAGGGTATGTAGCTCAGTGGATAGAGCATCAGGTTCCGGGCTTGATGGTCGGGGGTTCGAGTCCCTCCATACTCGTTTGTTGTCGATTGATAAATTATTTGTCCGTGTTGACAAGTATTTGTCCTTTTTTTAGCTGGGCTTTAACAATGTCTGTTGCTTAGATATTGCACCATCAGCTTGCAATACTTCTATCTTGACAGGTTGCGTACCTGGATTATGAAGAACCTAGCTTATTTTTAAATACTCCGGCGCTATTACCTTTTGCCCCTTTAACTAAAAGTAATTCACCCACAGAGTTATTAACCCAAGTTGCGTCTCAAGTCAACCAAATTGATGATAGCGAACAGTTACAGGGGATTACAGCTTGTACAGAAATATTAGCAGGATTGCGGTTTGAAAATAAGTTAATACGTTCTTTATTTCGGGAGGATATTATGCGCGAATCAACTGTTTACCAAAGTATTCTAGAAGAAGGGAAACAAGCAGGTTTAAGGGAAGGTAGGCAAGAAGGTAGACAAGAAGGTAGACAAGAAGAAGCTTTGAGAATAGTCATGGTTATATTGCGACGTAAATTTGGTGATCTTGAGTCGCGACTAGAAGCTAGAATCAACCAGTTATCTTTGCAACAATTAGAAGAGTTAACGGCAGATGTTTTAGATTTTTCAGAAATTGAAGATTTAGATGCTTGGTTGGGGTATCCCAGAGAGTAATTGAGCAATTTCGGTTCTGAGCAATCATGCGATCGCACATCTCCCATTAATAGTATAAAATTTAGTGCGATCGCTATATACAATCAAACACAAAATTCCCGTAGGGGCGCTGTTGTTATATTAAAAAGCTCTTCTAGTTTTAAACTTATTCGCCAATCTTATCTCTAACCCCTTTAACAATCCGAGACAACTCGCTTTTCTCATCAATAGAAATGCGGCTGGGTGAACCACTAATAATCCCTTCATAGTTGCGGAAAGAATCTTTGATTTCAGGACCCTCTTTACTGATTGTGTATTCACGGATGCCTTTATCGTGCCATGAACCACGCATTTTAAAAACGTTGATCGCACGAGACATTTCTCCTCTAATTTCTACATACTGCAACAAGATAATTGTGTCTGTAATTGTAGAAATATGAGATTCAGTAATAGAATGAGACCCCATAAATTGATTTGTTGTATTAGTGAAAAATCCTGTTATTTCTTCTTGTTTGGCATATCCTGTAATCCCAATTACAAACTGTCTGAAAGCATTGTTGCTAGCACCTCTATCTAAGGCTGAAAGTGAATCAATGGCAATTCTAGAGGGTTGAAATTCAGCAATTTCAGATTTAATAGTTTGCAAATGATCTTCTAATCCTGCTGATTCTGGGTAAGTACAGAGGATTTTTAGTAAGCCTTTCCTTTCTAATTCCTCAAAATTAATTCCCCAAGAAGAAGCATTACGAGATAGTTGAGCGCGTGATTCTTCAAAAGCAAATAGAATAGCACGCTCACCTGACATACAACCTTCTTGTAAAAACTTACTTACAAGTAAGGTTTTACCAGTACCAGTACCGCCTGTTGCTAAAATAATTGAATCTTTGAAAAATCCACCACCGCACATTTCATCTAGGGTTTTAACACCTGAAGATACACGGATATTGGAAGAACGCTGGGTGAGTCGCATAGCTCCCAATGGAAAAATATTAATTCCGTTATTAGTAATCGTAAATGGATACTCACCTTTCATGTGAGTTGTACCACGCAGTTTGAGAATTTCCATCGTCCGACGACGGCGTTCTCCTTCTAATACGTTGCGAACAATTACAACGTTATCTGAAACAAATTCTTCTACTCCATATCGCGCTACTGGTCCATATTCTTCTACGCGCTCAGTTGTCATAATTGTGGTAACGCCTAGTTGTTTGAGCCGAGCAACTAAACGAAAAATTTCGCGCCTCACAACTGAGGCGGCATCATATTGTTGAAATACGGCTGTTACTGAGTCGATAGAAACACGCTTGGCTTTATATTTCTGAATTGCGTACTGAATACGCTCAATTAAGGCAGAAAGGTCAAAATGACCAACAACTTCCTGACCTTCTGGGTCTGGGGAAGCATCAAGCACAAATAGCTTGCCTTCATTAATTAATTTTTGTAAATCCCAGCCAAAGCTGTAAGCGTTTTTAATAATATCGCTAGGAGATTCTTCAAATGTGACAAATATGCCTGGTTCATTAAAGTTGCTGATGCCATTGTAGACAAATTGCACAGCTAACATTGTTTTACCAGTGCCAGAAGTTCCACTGACAATTGTTGCTCTTCCAGCAGGTAAACCGCCATGAGTAATATCATCGAATCCTTCAATCATTGTCCTAATTTTTTGGACTCCGATAGCTGGCTCTTCTGCGGGTTGCGGGGTTGAATTAAGTTTATCCATAACTGAATTTACAAAATTTGAAATTTAATTACAAATTACAATTAATCTCATAGCTAGATCGCTATTCGGCTTACATATACTGTTTGATCATCAAATTGGAGCAGAGCTATAAATCAGCTTCTAATTCACTAATATCTTCGTATAAAAGATCCAATCCGATTAAAACTTTTTCTCTATCTGATAAATCACCAATAATTTTTCTCACGGGTGGGGGTAATATTTTGGCTAAGGTAGGAGTTGCAAGAATTTTATCTTCTTCGGCAAGTTGAGGATTTTTCAAGACATCAATTACTTTGAGAGCATAGACTCCTTTAAATTCATTCTCAAGAATATTTTTTAGTGTTTTCAATGCTCGTTGAGAGTTGGGAGTATTACCAGCAACATAGAGCTTTAAAACATATATTTTATTTAACGGACGCATACATAAGTTTGTTATAATTGCTACAAGTTTGTAAGTATAACTTAAACATTTAGTAGTTAGTTAAACTTTTTTGAGAATTAGACGTTTTCGCTTATTATTGCTTAAATTAAACAATAATATCACCTTGATGACGGTTGATAGCTAGATATTTTACAGTATAACTGCAATGATTGAATGTTTGCAGGTCATAATTCTTTAGGGAGTGAA contains:
- the kaiC gene encoding circadian clock protein KaiC: MDKLNSTPQPAEEPAIGVQKIRTMIEGFDDITHGGLPAGRATIVSGTSGTGKTMLAVQFVYNGISNFNEPGIFVTFEESPSDIIKNAYSFGWDLQKLINEGKLFVLDASPDPEGQEVVGHFDLSALIERIQYAIQKYKAKRVSIDSVTAVFQQYDAASVVRREIFRLVARLKQLGVTTIMTTERVEEYGPVARYGVEEFVSDNVVIVRNVLEGERRRRTMEILKLRGTTHMKGEYPFTITNNGINIFPLGAMRLTQRSSNIRVSSGVKTLDEMCGGGFFKDSIILATGGTGTGKTLLVSKFLQEGCMSGERAILFAFEESRAQLSRNASSWGINFEELERKGLLKILCTYPESAGLEDHLQTIKSEIAEFQPSRIAIDSLSALDRGASNNAFRQFVIGITGYAKQEEITGFFTNTTNQFMGSHSITESHISTITDTIILLQYVEIRGEMSRAINVFKMRGSWHDKGIREYTISKEGPEIKDSFRNYEGIISGSPSRISIDEKSELSRIVKGVRDKIGE
- the kaiB gene encoding circadian clock protein KaiB, with the translated sequence MRPLNKIYVLKLYVAGNTPNSQRALKTLKNILENEFKGVYALKVIDVLKNPQLAEEDKILATPTLAKILPPPVRKIIGDLSDREKVLIGLDLLYEDISELEADL